From one Paenibacillus sp. FSL K6-1330 genomic stretch:
- a CDS encoding extracellular solute-binding protein, whose protein sequence is MSKMLKPKSLLLLMFALVMAFTTACSSGGDNSGASEKEKEEEKPAEEVKLTQDQPGWEVDTSPITFDWYINFAWFPNKWGEDITSQYVTKKTGVNLNLIVPAGNEAEKMNTMIASGTLPDFITLGWYEDAVKKMIEGDLVLPLNELADQYDPYFYKVTDPAKVSWYTKDDGNIYGYPNASSSPKDYEKFGDNITSNQTFLVRKDMYEALGSPNMRTPEGFLKALEDAKKMFPDVNGQPLIPFGLHDFHEKGNSSLEGYLQNFLAIPQDKDGKLNDRTTDPEYVKWLKTLRLANEKGLMSKDIFVDKRPQMEEKIAQGRYFAMLYQRSDMANQQNALYANDPNSVYIAVDGPANTNLDQPTLSGPSISGWTVTLISKNVKDKARAIRFLDYLISEEGQRDTYLGEKGVTWDTIDGKDQFLPEVAELLNSDRGAFDKKYGASHTFWMMMDNNVTQPWAPPAVEPFKQMEDWTRGKTESFSQFDQLDPDASSEEGIINDKVLNEWGKILPKLIFAKTDAEFDQIWNDYQAKRESLGFAKVQEYRQKEYEENVKKLEEFLK, encoded by the coding sequence ATGAGCAAGATGCTTAAGCCAAAGAGCCTTCTGTTGTTGATGTTCGCACTGGTCATGGCCTTTACAACAGCATGCTCGTCCGGCGGTGATAATAGCGGCGCGTCGGAAAAAGAAAAAGAGGAAGAAAAGCCGGCAGAAGAAGTAAAATTGACTCAGGATCAGCCGGGATGGGAAGTCGACACCTCCCCGATTACATTTGACTGGTACATCAACTTTGCCTGGTTCCCGAACAAATGGGGCGAGGACATTACTTCTCAATACGTAACCAAAAAGACAGGGGTTAATCTTAATCTGATCGTACCTGCGGGGAACGAAGCCGAGAAGATGAATACGATGATCGCTTCCGGTACATTGCCAGATTTTATTACGCTAGGGTGGTATGAAGACGCTGTCAAAAAGATGATTGAAGGCGATCTGGTCCTGCCGCTGAACGAATTGGCTGATCAATATGATCCGTATTTCTATAAGGTAACGGACCCTGCGAAAGTGTCATGGTACACCAAGGATGATGGTAACATTTACGGTTATCCGAATGCCTCCTCATCACCGAAGGACTATGAGAAGTTTGGCGACAACATCACATCGAACCAAACCTTCTTGGTACGCAAAGACATGTATGAGGCACTGGGAAGCCCGAATATGCGCACACCGGAAGGTTTCCTGAAAGCGCTTGAGGACGCCAAGAAAATGTTCCCGGATGTGAACGGGCAGCCACTCATTCCGTTTGGATTGCATGATTTCCATGAAAAAGGAAACAGCTCTTTGGAGGGTTACCTGCAGAACTTCCTTGCCATTCCACAGGATAAAGACGGGAAATTGAATGACCGTACAACAGATCCGGAATATGTAAAATGGTTGAAAACCTTGCGTCTTGCTAATGAAAAAGGATTGATGTCTAAGGATATTTTCGTGGATAAACGTCCGCAGATGGAAGAAAAAATCGCACAGGGACGCTATTTCGCGATGCTGTACCAACGCAGCGATATGGCGAACCAGCAGAACGCGTTGTATGCAAACGATCCGAATTCCGTCTATATCGCTGTGGATGGGCCGGCTAACACCAATCTGGATCAGCCGACGCTGTCGGGTCCTTCGATCTCCGGTTGGACGGTAACCTTGATCTCGAAAAACGTAAAAGACAAAGCGCGTGCCATTCGCTTCCTGGATTACCTGATCTCCGAAGAAGGTCAGCGTGATACTTACCTTGGCGAGAAAGGCGTGACATGGGATACGATCGATGGCAAAGACCAATTCCTACCAGAGGTTGCAGAGCTGTTGAACAGCGACCGCGGCGCATTCGACAAGAAGTATGGAGCATCCCATACCTTCTGGATGATGATGGATAACAACGTTACGCAGCCTTGGGCGCCTCCGGCCGTGGAACCGTTCAAGCAGATGGAAGACTGGACTCGTGGAAAGACCGAGAGCTTCTCACAATTTGATCAACTGGATCCGGATGCAAGCTCCGAGGAAGGCATCATCAACGACAAGGTGTTGAACGAGTGGGGTAAAATCCTGCCGAAGCTGATCTTTGCCAAAACGGATGCCGAGTTCGATCAGATTTGGAACGATTACCAAGCGAAGCGTGAATCGCTGGGATTTGCGAAAGTGCAGGAATACAGACAGAAAGAATACGAAGAGAACGTGAAGAAGCTTGAGGAATTCTTGAAGTAA
- a CDS encoding sensor histidine kinase produces the protein MVTRIRSLIQSFTYWFGRRSMQSRLVAAYILILLIPSIIVSNYFFKQIRDTYISDALNQNSFLLEIEKMNMLNQIEAIEMAAQLAISDDGIKDYLRINEEPEPAWLIDLAWGPFKDIQRIQTNNPNITHLRLYTNNSNVTEMWPIIFQEKRIASEPWFPKIKDLNGGELWVFNYSDPDILQRYAADASEELPKVSLIRQVHSGSYRGVIQVDMLLKHFAPKTFAGIVDDSSQMAIVDQEGQLFMDRSQSFMTSHEGLRDEVAIQFANLKQQAGDFEETVHARFSLNGSSFLLIATPMERLHAHVLNIVSLEGALNNVSKAQGQIIAANIVLIFLLSIITYYLNSIILKSLRRLTETMKRVRKGEVTATIAIQGGGEVGELAHHFNKLIRTINELIAQGVRKQAVTKEAELRTLHSQIDSHFLYNTLENIKMLAEIEGQRTISDALTSLGGMMRYNFKWSGEYVKLKDEIRHIRNYIDVMNIRFDEPIRLELNIPSEFMELEVLKMSLQPIVENAVKHAWPEFPDQEKRIKIDAIAWEENRITINVTDNGIGMEPYRLGRLSEILRTADNEELPSVDYGRGGVQAGGIGLRNVHQRIRLFYGNEYGIEVKSEEGEFTQVTMTFPKVLLTGGGSGHEKSDDRG, from the coding sequence ATGGTGACACGAATAAGATCGCTTATTCAATCGTTTACTTATTGGTTTGGCCGCAGGTCGATGCAGAGTCGTTTGGTTGCTGCGTATATCTTGATTTTGCTCATTCCGAGCATTATCGTATCGAACTATTTTTTCAAGCAGATCCGCGATACCTATATCAGCGATGCGCTCAACCAGAACTCGTTCCTGTTAGAAATTGAGAAGATGAACATGCTGAACCAGATTGAGGCGATTGAGATGGCCGCTCAGCTGGCAATTTCGGATGACGGGATCAAGGATTATCTCCGGATCAATGAAGAACCGGAGCCGGCGTGGTTAATCGATTTGGCTTGGGGGCCCTTCAAGGATATCCAACGGATCCAAACCAACAATCCGAATATCACGCACCTTCGGTTATATACGAATAATTCCAACGTAACGGAAATGTGGCCTATCATTTTCCAGGAGAAACGGATCGCAAGCGAGCCGTGGTTCCCTAAGATCAAGGATTTGAACGGTGGGGAACTCTGGGTATTCAACTACAGCGATCCCGATATTCTGCAGCGTTACGCTGCCGATGCCTCCGAGGAGCTGCCGAAGGTGTCCTTGATTCGCCAAGTCCATAGCGGGAGTTACCGTGGCGTGATCCAGGTGGATATGCTGCTCAAGCACTTTGCTCCGAAGACCTTTGCCGGTATCGTGGATGACAGCTCGCAGATGGCCATTGTCGATCAGGAAGGACAGCTGTTCATGGACAGAAGCCAATCGTTTATGACCAGTCACGAGGGACTCCGAGATGAGGTGGCGATCCAATTCGCCAATCTGAAGCAGCAGGCGGGTGACTTCGAGGAAACAGTACATGCCCGGTTCAGTTTAAACGGCTCCTCGTTCCTGCTGATTGCGACACCGATGGAACGGCTTCATGCCCATGTGCTGAATATCGTTTCACTGGAAGGGGCGCTGAATAACGTATCCAAAGCCCAGGGGCAGATTATCGCGGCGAATATTGTATTGATTTTTCTGCTGTCGATCATTACGTATTACCTGAATTCCATTATCCTGAAGAGTTTACGCCGTTTAACGGAGACGATGAAGAGAGTCCGCAAGGGTGAAGTGACTGCGACGATTGCCATCCAGGGCGGCGGCGAGGTGGGAGAGCTGGCGCATCATTTTAACAAATTGATCCGCACCATCAATGAACTGATTGCCCAGGGTGTACGCAAGCAAGCGGTGACCAAAGAAGCGGAGCTGCGAACGCTGCACAGCCAGATTGACTCTCATTTCCTATACAATACGCTGGAAAATATAAAGATGCTGGCCGAAATCGAGGGGCAGCGCACAATTTCAGACGCGCTGACCTCCCTTGGTGGGATGATGCGCTATAATTTCAAATGGTCGGGGGAGTACGTCAAACTGAAGGATGAAATTCGCCATATTCGCAATTATATTGATGTCATGAATATCCGGTTTGATGAGCCGATCCGGCTTGAACTTAACATTCCGTCTGAATTCATGGAGCTCGAGGTATTGAAAATGTCGCTGCAGCCCATCGTGGAAAATGCCGTCAAGCATGCCTGGCCCGAGTTCCCGGATCAGGAGAAGCGGATCAAGATCGATGCTATTGCCTGGGAAGAGAACCGGATCACGATTAACGTCACGGATAACGGCATCGGGATGGAGCCTTATCGGCTGGGCAGGCTGAGCGAGATTCTGCGAACGGCGGACAACGAGGAACTCCCCTCCGTAGATTACGGGCGAGGTGGAGTGCAGGCTGGAGGAATCGGACTTCGGAATGTGCACCAGCGAATCCGGTTGTTCTACGGGAATGAATATGGAATCGAAGTGAAGAGCGAAGAAGGGGAGTTCACGCAGGTGACCATGACATTCCCTAAGGTTCTGTTAACAGGAGGAGGCAGTGGACATGAGAAGTCTGATGATCGTGGATGA
- a CDS encoding helix-turn-helix domain-containing protein — MRSLMIVDDEKNIRYGLRTMIEREFPDQYEIRLAAQGQDALDSFREEPAEIVITDIRMPVMDGIRLIEALAGLEETTGVKPVVLILSGYDDFEYAKAAIHYQVKEYLLKPIRRDELFAALRKTEEALIRQAEVHNQVAASEVYLQQLQTHRLKELLELPQGLGMDMEAAASEIGFESFVKPFRVAVMKYKYEDGNSMNKDELKQLIDNMRASVEGRINACFLDSKGRVVLIGSPDGQFEKLARQFTEREMDGLFVGISREGFRIEDIRICYIQALNALSYTFIHPNVKLMSHDDIQGELRTYPVPEESIRKLGNMLGTEREREIQALLLDIFHIGDMPHVAIDYLEFVSKRINEQVLDEVFRVYGESMVEVLKLYRKVGTMDNYRHFHTYFRNLEHLLLHVNEYVKGIRSAHSEHSEIKAAVSYMEENYHRPLNMAMVSNYVSLNYSYFSEAFKAHTGENFVVYLKKLRITKAKDLLQDGAMKLADIGKAVGFENTKQFSRVFKELEGISPHEYRIKVQTGAGLQHE; from the coding sequence ATGAGAAGTCTGATGATCGTGGATGATGAGAAGAATATCCGGTATGGGCTGAGAACGATGATTGAACGGGAATTCCCGGATCAATACGAGATCCGCTTGGCTGCCCAGGGGCAGGACGCGCTGGATTCCTTCCGCGAAGAACCGGCTGAGATCGTCATTACAGACATTCGGATGCCGGTCATGGACGGGATACGCCTCATTGAGGCGCTTGCTGGACTGGAAGAAACAACGGGGGTTAAACCCGTCGTTCTAATCCTGAGCGGATATGACGATTTTGAATATGCGAAGGCGGCGATCCATTACCAGGTGAAGGAGTACCTGCTTAAGCCGATTCGACGGGATGAGCTGTTCGCTGCCCTCCGAAAGACAGAAGAAGCCTTGATCCGGCAAGCGGAAGTGCACAACCAGGTGGCGGCCAGTGAAGTATATCTTCAGCAGCTGCAGACCCATCGGCTGAAGGAGCTGCTGGAGCTGCCCCAAGGGCTGGGGATGGACATGGAGGCTGCCGCGAGCGAAATCGGGTTTGAATCATTCGTGAAGCCATTCCGGGTAGCGGTGATGAAATACAAGTACGAAGACGGCAATTCCATGAATAAGGATGAGCTGAAGCAATTGATTGATAACATGAGAGCTTCAGTGGAAGGACGGATCAACGCTTGCTTTCTGGACAGCAAGGGGAGGGTCGTGCTCATCGGTAGTCCGGACGGGCAATTCGAGAAGCTGGCACGGCAGTTTACCGAGCGGGAGATGGACGGGCTCTTCGTTGGCATTAGCCGGGAAGGCTTCCGGATCGAAGATATCCGCATCTGTTACATTCAGGCGCTGAACGCCTTGAGCTACACATTCATCCATCCCAACGTCAAGCTGATGAGCCATGATGATATTCAGGGAGAACTGCGCACGTATCCGGTGCCGGAAGAGAGTATCCGCAAGCTGGGAAACATGCTCGGCACAGAGCGGGAGCGGGAGATCCAGGCGCTGCTGCTGGATATTTTTCATATCGGAGATATGCCGCATGTGGCCATCGATTATTTGGAGTTTGTCAGCAAGCGGATCAATGAGCAGGTGCTGGATGAGGTATTCCGTGTGTACGGGGAATCCATGGTGGAAGTGTTGAAGCTGTACCGAAAGGTGGGAACGATGGACAATTACCGTCATTTTCACACCTATTTCAGAAATCTGGAGCATTTGCTGCTGCACGTGAATGAATATGTTAAAGGGATTCGTTCCGCCCACAGTGAGCATTCCGAGATCAAGGCAGCGGTGAGTTACATGGAGGAGAATTATCACAGGCCGCTGAACATGGCGATGGTCAGCAATTATGTGTCTTTGAATTATTCATATTTCAGTGAAGCGTTTAAGGCCCATACGGGTGAGAACTTTGTGGTATATCTTAAGAAGCTGCGGATTACGAAGGCCAAGGACCTGCTCCAGGATGGTGCCATGAAGCTTGCTGACATTGGCAAAGCGGTCGGCTTCGAGAACACCAAACAATTCTCGCGCGTATTCAAAGAGCTGGAAGGGATCTCGCCGCATGAATATCGGATCAAGGTACAAACGGGTGCGGGATTGCAGCATGAATAG
- a CDS encoding AraC family transcriptional regulator — MTILNFTVPPLPEYINSGLTRAPIHSGHPNRKNIGIFDLLVVMKGELHVTENGIPYEIEPSMFLILRPDTHHFGTKGCTVETDYYWLHFQTSGECHADEACQTPRREEAPELKAMTPNYFSVNIPQFGTLPQPEKALELLATMSSLVQYGHQAKFLWRQQVVFQELIEQLAAALDTPVSSPSSACAEQAAAYLRKHYREEFKVQDLGERINFHPVYIARCMQKEFGCSPVEYLQRYRIEQAKMLLMQTDFSISRVAEEVGFNHAAYFTSCFTKQEGISPRKYRQRFFMN; from the coding sequence ATGACAATCCTGAATTTTACCGTTCCGCCGCTGCCGGAATATATCAATAGCGGGCTCACCCGCGCTCCTATTCATAGCGGACATCCCAACCGTAAAAACATCGGTATCTTTGACCTGCTCGTGGTCATGAAGGGGGAGCTCCATGTCACAGAGAATGGCATTCCTTATGAAATCGAACCCAGCATGTTCCTCATCCTGCGTCCCGATACGCATCATTTCGGCACGAAGGGATGCACGGTGGAGACCGATTATTACTGGCTTCATTTCCAAACCTCCGGGGAGTGTCATGCGGACGAGGCCTGCCAAACGCCTAGAAGAGAAGAGGCTCCGGAGCTGAAGGCGATGACGCCGAACTATTTTTCCGTTAATATCCCCCAATTTGGCACCCTTCCTCAACCGGAAAAGGCCCTGGAGCTCCTGGCTACCATGTCTTCGCTCGTTCAGTACGGTCACCAGGCCAAATTTCTATGGCGGCAGCAGGTGGTGTTCCAAGAGCTCATCGAACAGCTGGCCGCCGCACTGGATACACCGGTGTCCTCCCCTTCCTCTGCCTGTGCCGAGCAGGCCGCGGCGTATCTGCGGAAGCATTACCGTGAGGAGTTCAAGGTGCAGGATCTTGGCGAACGCATTAACTTCCACCCTGTTTATATCGCACGCTGCATGCAGAAGGAATTCGGCTGTTCGCCTGTTGAATATTTGCAGCGCTACCGGATCGAGCAGGCCAAAATGCTCCTCATGCAGACGGACTTCAGCATCAGTCGGGTCGCTGAAGAGGTCGGTTTCAATCATGCAGCGTACTTCACCTCCTGTTTCACGAAGCAGGAAGGGATCTCGCCGCGTAAATACAGGCAGCGGTTCTTTATGAATTAA